In a genomic window of Paroedura picta isolate Pp20150507F chromosome 14, Ppicta_v3.0, whole genome shotgun sequence:
- the MYLK3 gene encoding myosin light chain kinase 3 isoform X2 — protein MGTLYQGSAPHKSLRLSMGGSCVSDYVKKFATKDKPEEKALKGKHVPGEKGIQAEGKNSLEDDKRQKKLDEPVGGCEKMNSAGTDLSKADSGPCRKERTAQGETTETLGCQQQKDVVIGALDQNDSLCCIGGSGPPGPENTGRASGLEDPPTQTVNPKPTESKQEASEFMSPTQRAVPSASKPGEEVIQTRISVNVQGSDARQGPLKSQDRNVGGGHAGKSVRVPIPQPPPPAGEGAKRCPEPCKGKPVSKSGRIDPSPGGKGAKLSDKQGERTLKLADQKPFAKAEEKGELKGKAVGAVAKDAGKDPGATMKRPKEASTTKKDSKNDGKLETVESGGPSPTDQESGSGQPAGKPSQNVALVEAGKREEVIVDDSPPPPAPFEHRIVSVKQTEVSTAFSICHHEVLGGGRFGEVHKCTEKSTGLCLAAKIIKVKAAKEREEVKNEINIMNQLNHVNLIQLYDAFEGKNNLTLIMEYVDGGELFDRITDENYHLTELDAILFTKQICEGIHYLHQQYILHLDLKPENILCVNRTGNQIKIIDFGLARRYKPREKLKVNFGTPEFLAPEVVNYDFVSFPTDMWSVGVIAYMLLSGLSPFLGETDTETMNYIVNCSWDFDAEAFEQVSEDAKDFVSRLLVKEKCGRTSAANCLKHEWLTDLSGKAQKTKVRLKSQLLLQSYMTHKKWKKHFYVVAAANRLRRFPSQS, from the exons ATGGGGACGTTGTACCAAGGCTCCGCGCCGCACAAGTCGCTCCGTTTGAGCATGGGGGGATCCTGCGTCTCCGACTACGTCAAGAAGTTTGCG ACGAAAGACAAACCAGAAGAGAAAGCGTTGAAAGGGAAGCATGTCCCCGGCGAGAAAGGCATCCAAGCCGAAGGCAAGAATTCCTTGGAAG ACGACAAAAGGCAGAAAAAGTTGGATGAACCTGTGGGAGGATGCGAAAAGATGAACTCAGCTGGGACAGACCTTTCCAAAGCTGACTCCGGTCCATGCAGGAAAGAAAGGACGGCCCAGGGTGAAACCACAGAAACTTTGGGTTGCCAACAGCAAAAAGACGTGGTCATCGGAGCCCTGGACCAAAACGACAGTCTTTGCTGCATCGGCGGAAGCGGCCCGCCAGGACCGGAGAATACAGGCAGAGCTTCAGGTCTGGAAGATCCTCCAACGCAGACTGTCAATCCAAAGCCCACGGAAAGTAAACAAGAGGCTTCTGAGTTCATGTCTCCAACTCAGAGAGCTGTGCCCTCCGCTTCCAAGCCTGGCGAGGAAGTTATACAGACGAG GATTTCCGTCAACGTGCAAGGCAGCGATGCCCGACAGGGGCCCCTGAAGAGCCAAGACAGAAATGTCGGAGGAGGCCATGCTGGTAAAAGCGTCCGAGTTCCCAtccctcagcctccccctccagcaGGTGAAGGTGCCAAACGTTGCCCAGAGCCTTGTAAAGGTAAGCCGGTGTCTAAGAGCGGCAGGATCGATCCCTCTCCGGGTGGAAAAGGGGCCAAGCTTTCCGATAAGCAAGGCGAACGGACGCTGAAGCTGGCAGACCAAAAGCCATTTGCGAAGGCTGAAGAGAAAGGAGAGCTAAAAGGCAAGGCCGTGGGCGCCGTTGCTAAGGATGCGGGGAAAGATCCAGGGGCCACAATGAAAAGGCCCAAAGAAGCATCAACGACGAAGAAAGACTCTAAAAATGATGGCAAACTGGAGACTGTAGAATCTGGTGGCCCATCTCCAACAGACCAGGAAAGCGGATCTGGCCAGCCTGCGGGGAAACCATCCCAAAATGTTGCCTTAGTAGAAGCTGGTAAAAGGGAAGAAGTGATCGTTG ACGACAGCCCTCCGCCCCCGGCCCCCTTTGAGCACCGCATCGTCAGCGTCAAGCAAACCGAGGTGTCTACGGCCTTTTCGATTTGCCACCATGAAGTCTTGGGAGG GGGGCGTTTTGGTGAAGTCCACAAATGCACCGAAAAGTCCACGGGGCTCTGTCTGGCGGCCAAGATCATCAAAGTCAAAGCGGCTAAAGAAAGG GAAGAGGTGAAAAACGAGATAAACATAATGAACCAGCTCAACCACGTCAACTTGATCCAGCTTTACGACGCTTTTGAGGGCAAGAACAACCTCACCTTAATCATGGAATA CGTTGACGGCGGCGAACTTTTTGACCGGATCACGGACGAAAACTACCATTTGACTGAACTGGACGCCATCCTGTTCACCAAGCAGATCTGCGAAGGGATCCACTACCTCCACCAACAGTATATCCTTCACCTCGACCTCAAG CCCGAGAATATCCTTTGCGTGAATCGCACTGGGAACCAGATTAAAATAATCGATTTTGGACTGGCAAGAAG GTACAAGCCTCGCGAGAAGCTGAAAGTTAATTTCGGCACGCCGGAATTCTTGGCTCCTGAAGTGGTGAACTACGACTTTGTGTCATTCCCCACGGACATGTGGAGCGTGGGCGTCATTGCGTACATGCT GCTCAGCGGTTTATCGCCCTTCCTTGGAGAAACGGACACGGAGACGATGAATTACATTGTGAACTGCAGCTGGGATTTCGACGCAGAAGCGTTTGAGCAGGTGTCGGAAGACGCAAAAGACTTTGTGTCAAGACTCCTGGTGAAGGAAAAGTG
- the MYLK3 gene encoding myosin light chain kinase 3 isoform X3 encodes MLVSRSTLVRGWKTKDKPEEKALKGKHVPGEKGIQAEGKNSLEDDKRQKKLDEPVGGCEKMNSAGTDLSKADSGPCRKERTAQGETTETLGCQQQKDVVIGALDQNDSLCCIGGSGPPGPENTGRASGLEDPPTQTVNPKPTESKQEASEFMSPTQRAVPSASKPGEEVIQTRISVNVQGSDARQGPLKSQDRNVGGGHAGKSVRVPIPQPPPPAGEGAKRCPEPCKGKPVSKSGRIDPSPGGKGAKLSDKQGERTLKLADQKPFAKAEEKGELKGKAVGAVAKDAGKDPGATMKRPKEASTTKKDSKNDGKLETVESGGPSPTDQESGSGQPAGKPSQNVALVEAGKREEVIVDDSPPPPAPFEHRIVSVKQTEVSTAFSICHHEVLGGGRFGEVHKCTEKSTGLCLAAKIIKVKAAKEREEVKNEINIMNQLNHVNLIQLYDAFEGKNNLTLIMEYVDGGELFDRITDENYHLTELDAILFTKQICEGIHYLHQQYILHLDLKPENILCVNRTGNQIKIIDFGLARRYKPREKLKVNFGTPEFLAPEVVNYDFVSFPTDMWSVGVIAYMLLSGLSPFLGETDTETMNYIVNCSWDFDAEAFEQVSEDAKDFVSRLLVKEKCGRTSAANCLKHEWLTDLSGKAQKTKVRLKSQLLLQSYMTHKKWKKHFYVVAAANRLRRFPSQS; translated from the exons ATGCTGGTTTCCAGGTCGACGTTGGTGCGTGGATGGAAG ACGAAAGACAAACCAGAAGAGAAAGCGTTGAAAGGGAAGCATGTCCCCGGCGAGAAAGGCATCCAAGCCGAAGGCAAGAATTCCTTGGAAG ACGACAAAAGGCAGAAAAAGTTGGATGAACCTGTGGGAGGATGCGAAAAGATGAACTCAGCTGGGACAGACCTTTCCAAAGCTGACTCCGGTCCATGCAGGAAAGAAAGGACGGCCCAGGGTGAAACCACAGAAACTTTGGGTTGCCAACAGCAAAAAGACGTGGTCATCGGAGCCCTGGACCAAAACGACAGTCTTTGCTGCATCGGCGGAAGCGGCCCGCCAGGACCGGAGAATACAGGCAGAGCTTCAGGTCTGGAAGATCCTCCAACGCAGACTGTCAATCCAAAGCCCACGGAAAGTAAACAAGAGGCTTCTGAGTTCATGTCTCCAACTCAGAGAGCTGTGCCCTCCGCTTCCAAGCCTGGCGAGGAAGTTATACAGACGAG GATTTCCGTCAACGTGCAAGGCAGCGATGCCCGACAGGGGCCCCTGAAGAGCCAAGACAGAAATGTCGGAGGAGGCCATGCTGGTAAAAGCGTCCGAGTTCCCAtccctcagcctccccctccagcaGGTGAAGGTGCCAAACGTTGCCCAGAGCCTTGTAAAGGTAAGCCGGTGTCTAAGAGCGGCAGGATCGATCCCTCTCCGGGTGGAAAAGGGGCCAAGCTTTCCGATAAGCAAGGCGAACGGACGCTGAAGCTGGCAGACCAAAAGCCATTTGCGAAGGCTGAAGAGAAAGGAGAGCTAAAAGGCAAGGCCGTGGGCGCCGTTGCTAAGGATGCGGGGAAAGATCCAGGGGCCACAATGAAAAGGCCCAAAGAAGCATCAACGACGAAGAAAGACTCTAAAAATGATGGCAAACTGGAGACTGTAGAATCTGGTGGCCCATCTCCAACAGACCAGGAAAGCGGATCTGGCCAGCCTGCGGGGAAACCATCCCAAAATGTTGCCTTAGTAGAAGCTGGTAAAAGGGAAGAAGTGATCGTTG ACGACAGCCCTCCGCCCCCGGCCCCCTTTGAGCACCGCATCGTCAGCGTCAAGCAAACCGAGGTGTCTACGGCCTTTTCGATTTGCCACCATGAAGTCTTGGGAGG GGGGCGTTTTGGTGAAGTCCACAAATGCACCGAAAAGTCCACGGGGCTCTGTCTGGCGGCCAAGATCATCAAAGTCAAAGCGGCTAAAGAAAGG GAAGAGGTGAAAAACGAGATAAACATAATGAACCAGCTCAACCACGTCAACTTGATCCAGCTTTACGACGCTTTTGAGGGCAAGAACAACCTCACCTTAATCATGGAATA CGTTGACGGCGGCGAACTTTTTGACCGGATCACGGACGAAAACTACCATTTGACTGAACTGGACGCCATCCTGTTCACCAAGCAGATCTGCGAAGGGATCCACTACCTCCACCAACAGTATATCCTTCACCTCGACCTCAAG CCCGAGAATATCCTTTGCGTGAATCGCACTGGGAACCAGATTAAAATAATCGATTTTGGACTGGCAAGAAG GTACAAGCCTCGCGAGAAGCTGAAAGTTAATTTCGGCACGCCGGAATTCTTGGCTCCTGAAGTGGTGAACTACGACTTTGTGTCATTCCCCACGGACATGTGGAGCGTGGGCGTCATTGCGTACATGCT GCTCAGCGGTTTATCGCCCTTCCTTGGAGAAACGGACACGGAGACGATGAATTACATTGTGAACTGCAGCTGGGATTTCGACGCAGAAGCGTTTGAGCAGGTGTCGGAAGACGCAAAAGACTTTGTGTCAAGACTCCTGGTGAAGGAAAAGTG
- the MYLK3 gene encoding myosin light chain kinase 3 isoform X1: protein MSEGNTVSGKDFSSAMDEKLNLLNEKVDKLLHFQEDVTGKLQRVDRGLDHLGKGLQKATASRACGDPTGGAKWGVKAEDGAPLTETQKMCSEVLKLMKMVHQDDMKYGERLEKVERIVDSVDKLVKYLAEMLKDSKVIDFILKGGVPWKKGSPVEILEETKDKPEEKALKGKHVPGEKGIQAEGKNSLEDDKRQKKLDEPVGGCEKMNSAGTDLSKADSGPCRKERTAQGETTETLGCQQQKDVVIGALDQNDSLCCIGGSGPPGPENTGRASGLEDPPTQTVNPKPTESKQEASEFMSPTQRAVPSASKPGEEVIQTRISVNVQGSDARQGPLKSQDRNVGGGHAGKSVRVPIPQPPPPAGEGAKRCPEPCKGKPVSKSGRIDPSPGGKGAKLSDKQGERTLKLADQKPFAKAEEKGELKGKAVGAVAKDAGKDPGATMKRPKEASTTKKDSKNDGKLETVESGGPSPTDQESGSGQPAGKPSQNVALVEAGKREEVIVDDSPPPPAPFEHRIVSVKQTEVSTAFSICHHEVLGGGRFGEVHKCTEKSTGLCLAAKIIKVKAAKEREEVKNEINIMNQLNHVNLIQLYDAFEGKNNLTLIMEYVDGGELFDRITDENYHLTELDAILFTKQICEGIHYLHQQYILHLDLKPENILCVNRTGNQIKIIDFGLARRYKPREKLKVNFGTPEFLAPEVVNYDFVSFPTDMWSVGVIAYMLLSGLSPFLGETDTETMNYIVNCSWDFDAEAFEQVSEDAKDFVSRLLVKEKCGRTSAANCLKHEWLTDLSGKAQKTKVRLKSQLLLQSYMTHKKWKKHFYVVAAANRLRRFPSQS, encoded by the exons ATGTCTGAAGGCAACACCGTGTCCGGAAAAGATTTCTCGAGCGCGATGGACGAAAAACTGAACCTCCTGAACGAAAAAGTCGACAAGTTGCTGCATTTCCAAGAAGACGTGACGGGAAAGCTGCAGAGGGTCGATCGTGGGCTTGACCACTTGGGGAAAGGTCTTCAGAAGGCCACTGCATCACGAGCATGTGGCGATCCAACCGGTGGAGCAAAATGGGGGGTGAAAGCAGAGGACGGGGCTCCGTTGACGGAGACCCAAAAGATGTGCTCTGAGGTTTTGAAGCTGATGAAAATGGTGCATCAAGACGACATGAAGTACGGGGAGAGGTTGGAAAAGGTGGAGAGAATAGTGGACTCAGTAGATAAACTTGTTAAATACTTGGCAGAAATGCTAAAGGATTCCAAAGTGATAGATTTCATTCTGAAGGGTGGCGTTCCTTGGAAGAAAGGGAGCCCGGTTGAAATCCTAGAGGAG ACGAAAGACAAACCAGAAGAGAAAGCGTTGAAAGGGAAGCATGTCCCCGGCGAGAAAGGCATCCAAGCCGAAGGCAAGAATTCCTTGGAAG ACGACAAAAGGCAGAAAAAGTTGGATGAACCTGTGGGAGGATGCGAAAAGATGAACTCAGCTGGGACAGACCTTTCCAAAGCTGACTCCGGTCCATGCAGGAAAGAAAGGACGGCCCAGGGTGAAACCACAGAAACTTTGGGTTGCCAACAGCAAAAAGACGTGGTCATCGGAGCCCTGGACCAAAACGACAGTCTTTGCTGCATCGGCGGAAGCGGCCCGCCAGGACCGGAGAATACAGGCAGAGCTTCAGGTCTGGAAGATCCTCCAACGCAGACTGTCAATCCAAAGCCCACGGAAAGTAAACAAGAGGCTTCTGAGTTCATGTCTCCAACTCAGAGAGCTGTGCCCTCCGCTTCCAAGCCTGGCGAGGAAGTTATACAGACGAG GATTTCCGTCAACGTGCAAGGCAGCGATGCCCGACAGGGGCCCCTGAAGAGCCAAGACAGAAATGTCGGAGGAGGCCATGCTGGTAAAAGCGTCCGAGTTCCCAtccctcagcctccccctccagcaGGTGAAGGTGCCAAACGTTGCCCAGAGCCTTGTAAAGGTAAGCCGGTGTCTAAGAGCGGCAGGATCGATCCCTCTCCGGGTGGAAAAGGGGCCAAGCTTTCCGATAAGCAAGGCGAACGGACGCTGAAGCTGGCAGACCAAAAGCCATTTGCGAAGGCTGAAGAGAAAGGAGAGCTAAAAGGCAAGGCCGTGGGCGCCGTTGCTAAGGATGCGGGGAAAGATCCAGGGGCCACAATGAAAAGGCCCAAAGAAGCATCAACGACGAAGAAAGACTCTAAAAATGATGGCAAACTGGAGACTGTAGAATCTGGTGGCCCATCTCCAACAGACCAGGAAAGCGGATCTGGCCAGCCTGCGGGGAAACCATCCCAAAATGTTGCCTTAGTAGAAGCTGGTAAAAGGGAAGAAGTGATCGTTG ACGACAGCCCTCCGCCCCCGGCCCCCTTTGAGCACCGCATCGTCAGCGTCAAGCAAACCGAGGTGTCTACGGCCTTTTCGATTTGCCACCATGAAGTCTTGGGAGG GGGGCGTTTTGGTGAAGTCCACAAATGCACCGAAAAGTCCACGGGGCTCTGTCTGGCGGCCAAGATCATCAAAGTCAAAGCGGCTAAAGAAAGG GAAGAGGTGAAAAACGAGATAAACATAATGAACCAGCTCAACCACGTCAACTTGATCCAGCTTTACGACGCTTTTGAGGGCAAGAACAACCTCACCTTAATCATGGAATA CGTTGACGGCGGCGAACTTTTTGACCGGATCACGGACGAAAACTACCATTTGACTGAACTGGACGCCATCCTGTTCACCAAGCAGATCTGCGAAGGGATCCACTACCTCCACCAACAGTATATCCTTCACCTCGACCTCAAG CCCGAGAATATCCTTTGCGTGAATCGCACTGGGAACCAGATTAAAATAATCGATTTTGGACTGGCAAGAAG GTACAAGCCTCGCGAGAAGCTGAAAGTTAATTTCGGCACGCCGGAATTCTTGGCTCCTGAAGTGGTGAACTACGACTTTGTGTCATTCCCCACGGACATGTGGAGCGTGGGCGTCATTGCGTACATGCT GCTCAGCGGTTTATCGCCCTTCCTTGGAGAAACGGACACGGAGACGATGAATTACATTGTGAACTGCAGCTGGGATTTCGACGCAGAAGCGTTTGAGCAGGTGTCGGAAGACGCAAAAGACTTTGTGTCAAGACTCCTGGTGAAGGAAAAGTG